Proteins from a single region of Corvus hawaiiensis isolate bCorHaw1 chromosome 6, bCorHaw1.pri.cur, whole genome shotgun sequence:
- the C6H14orf132 gene encoding uncharacterized protein C14orf132 homolog isoform X1 yields the protein MDLSFMAAQLPVMGGAFMDSPNEDFSTEYSLFNSSANVHAASSMQNPPEETSRSSNDAILLWIAIIATIGNIVVVGVVYAFTF from the coding sequence CTTCCTGTTATGGGAGGAGCCTTTATGGACTCACCCAACGAGGACTTTAGTACAGAGTACTCCCTGTTTAACTCATCAGCCAACGTCCATGCAGCCTCTTCCATGCAGAATCCACCAGAAGAGACATCCCGTTCTTCAAATGATGCCATATTGTTATGGATTGCAATAATAGCAACAATTGGAAATATTGTGGTTGTGGGAGTGGTGTATGCCTTCACCTTCTAG